One window from the genome of Microcoleus sp. bin38.metabat.b11b12b14.051 encodes:
- a CDS encoding retropepsin-like aspartic protease, which translates to MVAKVILKRIWRSGIVSAAVLTAVGSVASSNVDSDSHQPETKVMALVSDVSFPQLDRAFTGSPTPTTNRYSQFRRGPSNPGTQPPVNQPASGGNQKVFQAKIKRRAGGTPVIDVVFNGNKTFEMIVDTGASGTLITQRMATALGVRQVGTGRAGIADGSVVEFPIGLVRSIRVGGAAIQNVEVAISKQMEIGLLGHDFFGNYDIKIKKDVVEFYVR; encoded by the coding sequence ATGGTGGCAAAAGTGATTTTGAAGCGAATTTGGCGATCGGGCATTGTTTCGGCGGCAGTTTTGACGGCAGTTGGCTCCGTGGCAAGCTCCAATGTGGATTCTGATTCGCATCAGCCCGAAACTAAAGTGATGGCATTGGTGTCCGATGTGAGTTTCCCACAGCTCGATCGCGCTTTTACAGGCTCTCCAACTCCAACCACCAACAGGTACTCTCAGTTTCGCCGCGGCCCGTCAAATCCCGGTACCCAACCGCCGGTGAATCAACCGGCTTCTGGGGGAAATCAAAAGGTATTTCAAGCTAAAATCAAACGCCGCGCTGGCGGGACGCCGGTGATTGATGTGGTATTTAACGGCAACAAGACTTTTGAGATGATTGTCGATACCGGGGCGAGCGGCACTTTGATTACTCAGCGGATGGCTACTGCGCTCGGAGTCAGGCAAGTTGGCACCGGGAGAGCGGGGATCGCTGACGGTAGCGTTGTTGAGTTTCCGATCGGGCTGGTGCGATCGATTCGGGTTGGGGGTGCTGCGATCCAAAATGTCGAAGTGGCAATTTCGAAACAAATGGAAATTGGTCTGCTCGGTCACGATTTCTTTGGCAATTACGATATAAAAATCAAAAAAGATGTTGTAGAGTTTTACGTTCGCTGA
- the gpmI gene encoding 2,3-bisphosphoglycerate-independent phosphoglycerate mutase has protein sequence MAQTSVSPVVLIILDGWGYREAKDGNAIALAKTPVMDSLWAAYPRTLINTSGRAVGLPDGQMGNSEVGHLNLGAGRVVPQELVRISDAVEDGSLLDNPALVQLCQEVRSRGGKLHLTGLCSEGGVHSHLSHILGLLKLASAQGISDVCLHAITDGRDTTPKEGVEALGKIESYIKQVGVGRIATISGRYYAMDRDKRWDRVRRAYEVMTTEGAPDGRSAVDVLQASYAEGVTDEFAIPTRIAPGAVAPGDGMIFFNFRPDRARELTQVFVSPDFKGFERQLIEPLAFGTFTQYDPKLSVKVAFQPQNLNNILGEVISAHGLRQLRTAETEKYAHVTYFFNGGLEEPYEGEDRELVQSPMVATYDEAPEMSAAEVTDVALAALSKGIYSFVVLNYANPDMVGHTGMVDATVIAVQTVDKCLGHLLAGISKAGGTAIIIADHGNAELMFDENGNPWTAHTTNPVPFILVEGEGLKIPGHGTDVALRADGCLADVAPTILELLRLPQPPEMTGKSMIEPANFEVRTNRTPVRVRL, from the coding sequence ATGGCACAAACGTCTGTATCTCCTGTAGTGCTGATTATTCTAGACGGCTGGGGTTATCGTGAAGCAAAAGACGGAAATGCGATCGCCTTAGCGAAGACGCCCGTAATGGACAGTCTGTGGGCAGCTTATCCCAGAACTCTGATTAACACATCGGGGCGGGCGGTAGGACTTCCGGACGGGCAAATGGGCAACTCGGAGGTAGGTCACTTGAATCTGGGCGCGGGCCGGGTGGTGCCTCAAGAGTTGGTGAGGATCTCGGATGCGGTAGAAGACGGTTCTTTGCTCGACAACCCGGCCCTAGTTCAGCTTTGCCAGGAAGTACGCAGTCGGGGCGGCAAGTTGCACCTGACTGGTCTTTGTTCCGAGGGCGGGGTGCACTCGCACCTCAGTCACATTTTGGGTTTGCTGAAGCTAGCTTCAGCACAGGGAATTTCTGATGTTTGCCTCCACGCGATTACAGACGGGCGCGATACTACTCCGAAAGAAGGTGTGGAAGCTCTCGGCAAAATAGAAAGTTATATCAAACAGGTAGGAGTTGGTCGGATTGCTACCATCAGCGGCCGCTATTACGCCATGGACAGAGACAAGCGCTGGGATCGGGTGCGCCGCGCTTACGAGGTGATGACGACTGAGGGAGCGCCTGACGGTCGATCGGCAGTTGATGTGTTGCAGGCGTCTTATGCTGAAGGAGTGACCGACGAGTTTGCAATTCCGACTCGGATTGCCCCGGGAGCGGTGGCACCGGGAGACGGGATGATTTTCTTCAATTTTCGCCCCGACAGGGCTAGAGAATTGACTCAGGTCTTTGTATCGCCAGATTTTAAAGGGTTTGAACGGCAGTTAATTGAGCCGCTGGCCTTTGGGACTTTTACTCAGTACGACCCGAAACTGTCGGTAAAGGTGGCTTTTCAACCTCAGAATTTGAACAATATTCTGGGCGAGGTGATTTCGGCGCACGGTTTGCGACAGTTGCGGACGGCGGAAACTGAAAAGTACGCTCACGTGACTTATTTTTTTAATGGGGGTCTGGAAGAGCCTTATGAGGGCGAAGACCGCGAGTTGGTGCAGAGCCCGATGGTGGCGACTTACGATGAGGCGCCAGAAATGTCGGCCGCTGAGGTGACGGATGTGGCGCTGGCGGCTTTGTCCAAGGGGATTTATTCGTTTGTGGTGCTTAACTACGCTAACCCCGATATGGTCGGCCATACGGGGATGGTTGATGCGACTGTAATTGCGGTTCAAACTGTGGATAAATGTTTGGGGCACCTGTTAGCCGGGATTTCCAAAGCTGGGGGAACGGCAATTATTATTGCTGACCACGGAAATGCTGAGCTGATGTTCGACGAGAACGGAAATCCTTGGACGGCTCACACTACTAATCCGGTGCCGTTTATTCTGGTAGAAGGCGAAGGTCTGAAGATTCCGGGTCACGGTACTGATGTTGCTCTGAGGGCGGACGGCTGTTTGGCTGATGTGGCGCCGACGATTCTGGAGCTGTTGAGGTTGCCTCAGCCGCCAGAGATGACGGGAAAGTCTATGATTGAACCGGCTAATTTTGAAGTTCGCACCAATCGCACTCCGGTGCGGGTGCGGCTGTAG
- the secG gene encoding preprotein translocase subunit SecG → MNIVSVLQVIWSLSALGLVVFVLLHSPKGDGIGGIGGQAQLFTSAKSAETSLNRITWGLSIVFMGLTIILSAGWLTPKL, encoded by the coding sequence ATGAATATTGTTTCTGTGTTACAAGTTATCTGGTCTTTATCTGCTTTAGGGCTGGTAGTTTTTGTGTTGCTGCACAGTCCTAAAGGTGATGGCATTGGAGGGATTGGCGGACAAGCTCAATTATTTACCAGCGCCAAGAGTGCAGAAACGAGTCTGAATCGAATTACTTGGGGTCTGTCTATTGTGTTTATGGGTTTGACTATAATTTTGAGTGCTGGTTGGCTGACTCCTAAGTTATAA
- a CDS encoding peptidase gives MRLWKVTRKLRLLASAGLALCCFSLIILTQVNAAAVSLAPLANNWPAPQVRALPPTLANWQDSTASGDYFDRVKEPKVGHLLWSKFPILVYVERPVDAKKSEEWVGAVLGVVREWAVYLPLQVVDSSEGADIRILCQAPPLRQGLLRSRSGESTYELYARVDGDKTVLSHRFSVYLNPNQVGKYVPATARHELGHALGIWGHSLLETDVLYFSQVRNPPAISARDVNTLKRIYQQPTRLGWEL, from the coding sequence ATGCGGTTGTGGAAAGTTACGAGAAAGCTGCGATTGCTCGCAAGTGCGGGATTGGCTTTATGTTGTTTTAGCCTGATAATTTTAACTCAGGTGAATGCTGCGGCGGTGAGTCTTGCTCCTCTGGCGAATAATTGGCCCGCTCCCCAGGTTCGTGCTTTGCCGCCAACGCTGGCTAATTGGCAAGATTCAACGGCTAGCGGTGATTATTTCGATCGAGTTAAAGAACCGAAAGTCGGTCATTTGCTGTGGTCTAAGTTCCCGATTCTGGTTTATGTTGAGCGTCCGGTTGATGCTAAAAAGTCTGAAGAATGGGTGGGGGCTGTGTTGGGTGTGGTGCGGGAATGGGCGGTTTATTTGCCTTTGCAAGTGGTGGATAGTTCCGAGGGAGCTGATATTAGAATTTTATGTCAGGCTCCGCCTTTGCGTCAAGGGCTTTTGCGATCGCGCTCTGGGGAATCCACCTATGAGTTGTACGCCCGCGTGGATGGGGATAAAACTGTTTTATCTCATCGATTTTCGGTTTATTTGAATCCGAATCAAGTGGGTAAATATGTTCCAGCGACGGCGCGCCACGAGTTGGGACACGCCTTGGGAATTTGGGGCCACAGTTTGCTGGAAACTGATGTGCTTTATTTCTCTCAGGTGCGGAATCCTCCGGCTATTTCTGCGAGGGATGTTAATACTTTGAAGCGGATTTATCAGCAGCCAACTCGTTTGGGCTGGGAATTGTAA
- a CDS encoding NUDIX domain-containing protein has translation MKDECFGIVPILGNGSDSLFLLIQHQAGHWAFPKGHPNPGESPAETARREFAEETGISDFEMLDEPSFTEHYSFVQDGEPIDKTVTYFLGFVSSMDVVLQVEEVQNSAWVSGEEAIKLITFEANRRMFGEVKAFLDGRKD, from the coding sequence ATGAAAGATGAATGTTTTGGGATTGTGCCTATTTTGGGAAATGGCTCTGATAGCTTGTTTTTGTTGATTCAACATCAAGCTGGACATTGGGCGTTTCCGAAAGGTCATCCGAATCCAGGGGAATCTCCAGCGGAAACGGCTAGGCGGGAATTTGCGGAGGAAACTGGTATATCGGATTTTGAAATGCTGGATGAGCCGAGTTTTACGGAACACTATTCTTTTGTTCAGGATGGGGAGCCGATTGACAAAACTGTGACTTATTTTTTAGGCTTTGTCAGTTCGATGGATGTGGTTTTGCAAGTGGAGGAAGTTCAAAATTCTGCTTGGGTTTCTGGTGAGGAAGCTATTAAGTTGATTACTTTTGAGGCCAACCGTCGTATGTTCGGGGAGGTTAAGGCATTTTTAGATGGGAGGAAGGACTGA
- a CDS encoding rhodanese-like domain-containing protein → MKTIPDQIADIKQKLPDLTPTPPGLKAQVSSHDLKSRLDWGEPGLTIIDARDFESFDKSRITGAAPMPMDELVERAKSSLEPERDIYIYGETDAQTAEAANLLRAAGFRKVAELKGGIPAWKAIDGPIDGAVEHGNPGPDAYNVFARLKHHAKAQKINK, encoded by the coding sequence ATGAAAACTATTCCCGACCAAATTGCAGACATCAAACAAAAACTACCAGATTTAACTCCCACCCCACCCGGATTAAAAGCCCAAGTATCCAGCCACGACCTCAAATCCCGTTTAGACTGGGGCGAACCCGGACTCACAATCATCGACGCCCGCGATTTTGAAAGCTTCGACAAAAGTCGCATTACCGGCGCCGCACCGATGCCAATGGACGAATTAGTAGAGCGCGCCAAATCCAGCCTAGAGCCCGAACGCGACATCTACATCTACGGCGAAACCGACGCACAAACAGCAGAAGCGGCCAATCTGCTGCGCGCAGCAGGCTTTAGAAAAGTAGCCGAACTAAAAGGCGGAATTCCTGCTTGGAAAGCCATCGACGGCCCCATCGACGGCGCTGTCGAACACGGTAATCCCGGCCCCGATGCCTACAACGTTTTCGCTCGCCTGAAACATCACGCCAAAGCACAAAAAATCAACAAATAA
- a CDS encoding DUF1802 family protein, whose product MNLEIIKGIQLPACDVELLTLGRLIAVPFRQHIREGEVVWLYPSQHLPDDLRLDQYYQPQYLRKAESAFAEIQTYPIQVKAWARCEYHWRINSQQKYLLDRIANSTVWNLEALEHIFEQYQVLKLLILRVYRLSHPCLVNVKTDSGAFYRPQFEDVMAMNSESDTPVISEASFYKRKALLVAGEVYPYKNLEALQLQVDQICSSNLAANQLNHELKMFLGWSEKSPTTQSYPDLGWIETISQIGNSSDGNGFEKLVRKSLIELGFGNSNHKPEASLDPESTGGAGGLDFYCETPYQVVGECKATKSETVADGTPAQLIKLGHKHLQEQYNSCIKIIMAAGELNRHANKTAIGNQMNVLRPETLQKLVELKAKYPGSINLLDLKHCLQKEPFGAEADVKVNRYLERVWENLKVRSHLVQLVKDYLEKTQSQNVGFSELYGVYAYSNPPQPLLSRKQLHEVTVELASPLTGYLGREKGSDAEGDRFYFLRDLPIDD is encoded by the coding sequence ATGAATCTTGAAATCATTAAGGGTATTCAATTACCGGCTTGTGATGTTGAACTGCTCACATTAGGCAGGCTAATTGCTGTGCCATTCAGGCAGCATATCAGAGAAGGTGAGGTAGTCTGGCTCTATCCCAGCCAACACCTTCCTGATGATCTTAGGCTCGATCAATACTATCAGCCTCAATATTTGAGGAAGGCTGAAAGTGCATTTGCTGAAATTCAAACATATCCTATCCAGGTCAAAGCATGGGCGCGTTGTGAATATCATTGGCGGATTAATTCACAGCAAAAGTACCTTCTAGATCGAATTGCAAACTCAACGGTTTGGAACTTGGAAGCTTTAGAACATATTTTTGAACAATACCAAGTTCTCAAGCTATTGATTTTACGAGTTTATCGCCTGTCTCATCCTTGCTTAGTCAATGTAAAAACAGACTCAGGAGCCTTCTATCGGCCACAGTTTGAGGATGTGATGGCAATGAACAGCGAGAGTGATACTCCGGTGATTTCTGAAGCTAGTTTTTATAAGCGTAAAGCTCTCTTGGTGGCTGGAGAGGTCTATCCTTATAAAAATTTAGAAGCTTTGCAGTTGCAAGTTGACCAAATTTGTAGTAGCAATTTAGCTGCTAATCAGCTCAACCATGAACTCAAAATGTTTCTCGGTTGGTCAGAAAAATCACCAACAACACAATCATACCCCGATTTAGGTTGGATCGAAACAATTTCACAAATCGGCAACTCTAGCGACGGTAATGGCTTTGAAAAATTAGTCCGCAAAAGTCTGATCGAGCTAGGTTTCGGAAATTCTAACCACAAACCAGAAGCCAGTCTCGATCCAGAATCAACCGGAGGCGCTGGCGGATTAGATTTCTACTGTGAAACTCCCTATCAAGTAGTGGGAGAATGCAAAGCTACCAAAAGTGAAACTGTCGCTGATGGAACGCCAGCCCAACTTATCAAGTTAGGACACAAGCACCTTCAGGAACAATACAACTCCTGTATTAAGATAATTATGGCCGCTGGTGAGTTAAACAGACACGCTAACAAAACTGCGATCGGAAACCAGATGAATGTCCTGCGCCCTGAAACATTGCAAAAACTTGTTGAATTAAAAGCTAAATATCCAGGTTCGATTAATTTATTAGACTTAAAACATTGTTTGCAGAAAGAGCCGTTTGGTGCAGAGGCTGATGTTAAAGTGAATCGTTATCTTGAGCGAGTTTGGGAAAATCTTAAAGTGCGATCGCACTTAGTGCAACTTGTGAAAGATTATTTGGAAAAAACCCAATCTCAAAATGTGGGATTTAGCGAACTCTACGGCGTTTATGCCTACTCAAATCCGCCTCAACCTTTGTTAAGTCGAAAACAATTGCATGAAGTTACAGTCGAACTTGCTTCACCGCTGACGGGTTATTTAGGGCGAGAAAAGGGAAGTGATGCGGAGGGCGATCGCTTTTATTTCCTGCGCGATTTGCCGATCGATGATTGA
- a CDS encoding Uma2 family endonuclease encodes MSQSVVPAIEEKQLDTSPTLTFEEYKVYQSKDDVKYELYKGKLIPMATASALHTSICEFWVYKLQRYLAEHNLDVVVKTSVGVRTEDATSRIPDVVVCTESLWQQALARPGSGILDFDETPLLVIEVVSQDRRADYITKRVEYELANVPEYVIVDPAQNRQRVRVAAFPEGEESYAQVDYLPGEEMVSVVFPNLRLSVSEILCPPLVEGLIKEEQARLQELGQQAATERQRAERLAARLRELGVDPDSV; translated from the coding sequence ATGTCTCAATCTGTTGTGCCAGCAATCGAAGAAAAACAGCTCGATACTTCGCCCACATTGACCTTTGAAGAATACAAAGTTTATCAGAGCAAGGACGACGTAAAATATGAATTGTACAAAGGCAAATTAATACCAATGGCAACGGCTAGCGCATTACATACAAGCATCTGCGAATTTTGGGTTTATAAATTACAGCGTTATCTAGCTGAACACAATCTAGATGTAGTAGTAAAAACTTCTGTAGGAGTCAGAACAGAAGATGCGACATCCCGAATTCCTGATGTCGTCGTCTGCACAGAAAGTTTGTGGCAACAAGCTTTAGCCAGACCCGGTTCCGGCATCCTTGACTTTGATGAAACACCGTTATTAGTAATAGAAGTTGTCAGTCAAGATCGGCGGGCAGATTATATAACTAAACGAGTAGAGTACGAACTAGCTAACGTGCCGGAATATGTGATTGTTGACCCGGCGCAAAACAGACAGCGAGTACGAGTTGCGGCATTTCCAGAAGGTGAAGAGAGTTATGCACAGGTAGATTACTTGCCTGGTGAGGAAATGGTATCTGTAGTATTTCCCAATCTGAGATTATCAGTGAGTGAAATATTATGTCCGCCATTGGTGGAAGGGTTGATTAAGGAAGAACAAGCTCGATTGCAGGAACTTGGACAGCAAGCTGCAACGGAACGTCAACGCGCTGAAAGATTGGCGGCGAGGTTGCGAGAGTTGGGTGTAGATCCTGATTCTGTCTAG
- a CDS encoding EAL domain-containing protein — protein sequence MGNRDNQSISNLGEVGGIGGHTASEALWLRDRALAATTSGIVIADASAPDCPIIYCNPAFERITGYCAREILGRNCRFLQGPDTDRATVAKIRDALREGLALQVTIKNYRKDGTPFWNKLSLSPLRDDSGNLTHFVGTQSDLSERIEVQEALQQANDQLQTILEAVPGIVSWISSDLRYLGVNRHLAKLHGLSPSAFVGQDIGFLGASSDFYSFVVEFFAGDATETVKELSAKVKTDGGQSAGHYLIVAQKYDRGNAACLVGIDITERKRAEEALVLTRKAVESSSDAIGISDANGTHIYQNPAFSQLFEWETAEEFKLAGGILAVVADPAVAREVLDTIARGYSWCGEITNRTKSGQILQVLLRADAIKDSTGKIVGQIYMNTDITDRKRTEQELRQSEKRFRSLIENARDIIVILDEKGFCRYVSPSLERILGYPTGEVLGRSVFDWIHPDELPMVEQVFNGVIQMPRVGLGLAEYRVRHKDGFWCVLEAVATNLLSEPSVRGIVVNCHDVTERKVAEDQLLHDALHDALTELPNRALLTDRLGQAFARVQRHQSYQFAVLFLDLDRFKVINDSQGHRTGDRLLVAIARRLLTCLRPGDTTARLGGDEFVILLEEIQGVDEAIAQAKQILKAIERPLYLEGHKVLITASIGIALSTDKYQWPGDILRDADIAMYRAKALGKARYEVFTSSMHTRAVALMNLENDLRQSIEELNLTYSIVDFAGGVAGENSPFCEIDWKLERPKSQFAPPTLECPFTVYYQPIVCLKSGSVIGFEALVRWLHPERGLVSPMEFIAMAEETGLIMPLGLWVLNESCRQIIQWRSLNLPVGNSRLTVAVNLSGRQFSEPESIEQIKQVLQETGVDARCLKLEITESVVMEDGEAAAAMLSQLRELGIELCIDDFGTGYSSLSYLHKFPINILKVDRSFVSRIGAAGENLEIVRAIVMLARSLGMEVVAEGVETAVQLAQMRAIGCEYGQGYFFSRPLDSEAATALLRISPKW from the coding sequence ATGGGAAATCGGGATAACCAGTCAATTTCTAATTTAGGTGAAGTGGGGGGTATCGGCGGCCATACGGCCTCAGAAGCACTGTGGCTGCGCGATCGAGCTTTGGCTGCTACTACTAGCGGTATTGTCATTGCTGACGCCAGCGCACCCGACTGTCCCATAATTTATTGCAATCCGGCCTTTGAACGGATTACAGGGTACTGCGCCCGTGAAATCTTGGGCCGCAACTGCCGATTTTTGCAAGGCCCCGATACGGATCGCGCTACGGTAGCTAAAATCCGCGACGCCTTGCGCGAAGGTCTAGCATTGCAGGTGACCATCAAAAATTACCGCAAAGATGGTACTCCTTTTTGGAACAAATTGTCGCTATCTCCCCTGCGAGACGACAGCGGTAATTTGACTCACTTCGTCGGAACTCAGTCGGATTTATCCGAACGCATCGAAGTGCAGGAAGCTTTGCAGCAAGCTAACGACCAACTGCAAACGATTTTGGAAGCAGTTCCGGGCATAGTATCTTGGATTAGCTCGGATTTGCGCTATTTGGGTGTCAACCGCCACTTAGCCAAACTTCACGGTTTGTCGCCGTCGGCCTTTGTCGGTCAAGATATCGGTTTTCTGGGCGCGAGCTCGGATTTTTACTCTTTTGTGGTGGAGTTTTTTGCCGGCGACGCTACAGAAACGGTTAAAGAACTCAGCGCTAAGGTGAAAACTGACGGCGGACAGTCGGCGGGACACTATTTGATTGTGGCTCAAAAGTACGATCGGGGTAACGCCGCTTGTCTGGTAGGGATTGACATTACCGAGCGCAAACGGGCAGAAGAAGCTCTGGTGCTGACTCGCAAGGCGGTGGAAAGTTCGAGCGACGCGATCGGCATTAGCGATGCCAACGGCACTCACATCTATCAAAATCCAGCGTTTTCTCAGCTATTTGAGTGGGAAACCGCAGAGGAATTTAAACTCGCTGGAGGTATACTGGCTGTTGTTGCTGACCCCGCAGTCGCCAGGGAGGTGCTCGATACGATCGCCCGCGGTTATTCTTGGTGTGGTGAAATTACCAACCGCACCAAAAGCGGCCAGATTTTGCAAGTGCTGCTGCGCGCCGATGCGATTAAAGATAGCACGGGGAAAATAGTCGGTCAGATTTACATGAATACCGACATTACCGATCGCAAGCGCACAGAACAAGAACTGCGCCAAAGCGAAAAGCGTTTTCGCTCGCTGATTGAAAATGCTAGAGACATTATTGTAATTCTCGACGAGAAAGGCTTTTGCCGCTATGTATCTCCTTCCTTGGAGCGGATTTTAGGCTACCCGACGGGGGAAGTGCTCGGCCGCTCTGTATTTGACTGGATTCACCCCGATGAATTGCCGATGGTGGAGCAAGTTTTCAACGGTGTTATCCAAATGCCGAGAGTTGGGCTGGGATTGGCGGAATACCGAGTGCGGCACAAGGACGGTTTCTGGTGCGTGTTGGAAGCAGTGGCGACTAATTTGCTCTCAGAACCTTCGGTGCGGGGAATTGTTGTCAACTGTCACGACGTGACTGAGCGCAAGGTGGCGGAAGACCAATTGTTGCACGATGCTTTGCACGACGCGCTGACGGAATTGCCGAATCGGGCTTTGTTGACTGACAGGTTAGGCCAAGCTTTTGCGCGCGTCCAACGGCATCAGAGCTATCAATTTGCGGTGCTGTTTCTCGATTTGGACAGGTTTAAGGTGATTAATGACAGCCAGGGACACCGCACGGGCGATCGGCTGTTGGTGGCGATCGCTCGCCGTCTCTTGACTTGTTTGCGCCCGGGGGATACGACGGCGCGTCTGGGCGGAGATGAGTTTGTGATTTTGTTGGAAGAAATTCAAGGTGTTGATGAGGCGATCGCCCAAGCCAAGCAAATTCTGAAGGCGATCGAACGACCGCTTTATTTAGAAGGTCATAAAGTTTTAATTACTGCTAGCATCGGCATTGCTTTGAGCACTGACAAATATCAGTGGCCGGGAGATATTTTGCGCGATGCTGATATTGCAATGTATCGAGCAAAAGCTCTCGGTAAAGCTCGTTACGAAGTGTTTACAAGTTCGATGCACACTCGGGCTGTGGCTTTGATGAACTTGGAAAACGATTTGCGGCAGTCGATTGAAGAACTGAATTTGACATATTCGATCGTGGATTTTGCAGGCGGGGTGGCGGGCGAAAACTCCCCATTCTGCGAAATAGACTGGAAGCTGGAGCGTCCGAAATCACAATTTGCTCCTCCTACATTGGAATGTCCTTTTACTGTTTATTATCAGCCGATAGTTTGTTTGAAAAGCGGCTCGGTTATCGGATTTGAAGCGCTGGTGCGCTGGCTGCACCCAGAACGCGGTTTAGTTTCGCCGATGGAATTTATTGCGATGGCGGAAGAAACAGGCTTAATTATGCCTTTGGGTTTGTGGGTTTTGAACGAAAGCTGCCGCCAAATTATTCAGTGGCGGAGTTTGAATTTACCAGTGGGAAATTCGCGGCTGACAGTCGCAGTCAATCTTTCCGGGAGGCAGTTTTCGGAGCCGGAGTCGATCGAGCAAATTAAGCAAGTTTTGCAGGAAACTGGTGTTGACGCTCGCTGTTTGAAGTTAGAGATTACCGAAAGTGTGGTGATGGAAGATGGCGAAGCCGCGGCGGCGATGCTTTCGCAGTTGAGAGAGTTGGGAATTGAGCTGTGTATTGATGATTTTGGTACAGGTTATTCGTCTCTGAGTTATTTGCACAAATTCCCAATTAACATTTTGAAAGTCGATCGCTCTTTTGTCAGTCGCATCGGAGCAGCGGGAGAAAATTTGGAAATCGTGCGGGCGATCGTCATGCTGGCGCGCAGTTTGGGGATGGAGGTAGTCGCAGAAGGTGTCGAAACCGCCGTGCAATTGGCTCAAATGCGGGCGATCGGCTGCGAGTACGGTCAGGGGTACTTTTTCTCTAGACCTCTCGACAGCGAGGCTGCTACGGCCTTGTTGAGGATCTCGCCCAAATGGTGA
- a CDS encoding prohibitin family protein has product MKTKNSVRYNLALYTVGGIVFIIAALILKPFAIVGAGKRGVMMRFGKVDNAILDEGIHPILPIVTSVKTLTVRVQKTDLKADAASKDLQKVSTDLAINWNIDPAKVKQVFQQVGDEEEIVNSILSPAISEVLKAATSKKTAEEIITQRTQLKTEIDNSLKNRLAPYGVIVRDVSLVNFGFSPEFSKAIEAKQIAEQEAKQAEFTVKKATQDAQAEVNRAKGQAEPGRLQRQTLTPELLQQQAIKKWNGQFPTVMGGNGALPLINITPPAGQAATPGK; this is encoded by the coding sequence ATGAAAACCAAGAATAGTGTTCGCTACAACCTCGCTCTTTATACCGTCGGCGGCATCGTCTTCATCATCGCCGCCTTAATTTTAAAACCTTTTGCCATAGTCGGCGCCGGGAAGCGCGGCGTGATGATGCGCTTCGGCAAAGTTGATAACGCGATTTTAGATGAAGGCATCCACCCGATACTGCCGATCGTCACTTCTGTCAAAACCCTGACCGTTCGGGTGCAAAAAACAGACCTCAAAGCAGATGCAGCATCCAAAGACTTGCAAAAAGTTAGTACAGACTTGGCAATTAACTGGAACATAGACCCCGCCAAAGTCAAGCAAGTCTTCCAGCAAGTAGGAGACGAAGAAGAAATTGTTAATAGCATTCTCAGTCCGGCAATTTCCGAAGTCCTCAAAGCAGCAACTTCAAAAAAAACAGCAGAAGAAATTATTACTCAACGCACACAACTCAAAACAGAAATTGATAACTCTCTCAAAAATCGCTTGGCACCTTACGGGGTGATAGTCCGAGATGTATCCTTGGTGAACTTTGGGTTTTCTCCAGAATTTAGTAAAGCCATCGAAGCCAAACAGATAGCAGAACAAGAAGCCAAACAAGCAGAATTTACAGTCAAAAAAGCCACCCAAGATGCTCAAGCCGAAGTTAATCGGGCTAAGGGACAAGCAGAACCTGGGCGGTTGCAGCGGCAAACTTTAACTCCCGAACTTTTGCAGCAGCAAGCAATTAAAAAATGGAACGGTCAGTTTCCGACAGTAATGGGCGGCAATGGGGCTCTACCGTTGATTAATATTACGCCTCCTGCGGGTCAAGCTGCGACTCCTGGTAAATAA